A DNA window from Brassica napus cultivar Da-Ae chromosome C1, Da-Ae, whole genome shotgun sequence contains the following coding sequences:
- the LOC106393082 gene encoding uncharacterized protein LOC106393082 produces the protein MKEITDSVDPRIMFKHQSLLQDYHELRKETVFKMRKLEMMKQRRSNLDAEVRFLKRRYKHLKQDQTLETSSPNLLRLSETGDVKVPSKRKSSSLRQKEELALDNKNSKRRRGDEVLTNSSPLPDLNGGGSTFKVPAFDLNQISREEEEPEANGGQVVVEATKKAMLGSGNDDLRCEMKLPICRDVEKELNRAAVKRKVSWQDPVALSV, from the exons ATGAAGGAGATTACTGATTCCGTCGATCCCAGGATCATGTTCAAGCATCAATCCCTTCTGCAGGATTATCACGAATTGCGAAAG gAAACAGTGTTTAAGATGAGGAAGTTGGAGATGATGAAACAGAGACGATCAAACCTTGACGCAGAAGTTAG GTTCTTGAAGCGTAGATACAAACACTTGAAGCAAGACCAAACTCTTGAAACATCATCTCCCAACTTGTTGAGATTGTCAGAAACTGGAGATGTGAAGGTGCCGAGTAAAAGAAAGAGCTCTTCTCTGAGACAGAAGGAAGAACTGGCATTAGATAATAAGAATTCGAAAAGGAGGAGAGGAGACGAGGTTCTGACTAACTCATCTCCACTTCCTGATCTTAACGGAGGTGGGAGCACTTTCAAAGTCCCGGCCTTTGACCTAAACCAGATCTCG agagaagaagaggaaccGGAAGCGAATGGTGGACAAGTGGTCGTTGAAGCAACAAAGAAGGCAATGCTTGGTAGTGGAAACGATGATCTACGTTGCGAGATGAAGTTGCCGATTTGCAGAGACGTGGAGAAAGAGTTAAACAGAGCAGCAGTGAAGAGGAAGGTTTCATGGCAAGATCCAGTGGCTTTAAGTGTTTGA